One stretch of Gouania willdenowi chromosome 16, fGouWil2.1, whole genome shotgun sequence DNA includes these proteins:
- the LOC114477483 gene encoding zinc finger and BTB domain-containing protein 49-like, with the protein MLDMQSLRMFLSERLTLAAEEIFDAVERTMVEYQEELCRSKDLEIRRLRMQLRLIKSDSRLDGGRAQPQQDNPHPPHQDPLHQSPLVEAPELHHCQEEEEEGEAMKQEHREQGTTSMDQEQSEPPLMKKERERSHRDFWMVHDSEQLEDEDQEEKEFVHSPASLKNSLHDPTLAFHPYQHQHHNNNSGGGDESREKPYSCSVCEKRFSNCSHLAAHIRTHTGERPYMCDICRKSFITTSALNRHQTIHTEGKRFVCNYCGKSFKWSESLGRHIRSVHKNDTLPEPLPLGLPPGGH; encoded by the exons ATGTTAGACATGCAGTCACTGAGGATGTTTCTCAGCGAGAGGCTGACGTTGGCGGCGGAGGAGATTTTCGACGCGGTGGAGAGAACCATGGTGGAGTACCAGGAGGAGCTGTGTCGCTCCAAGGACCTGGAGATCCGACGTCTCCGGATGCAGCTGCGGCTCATAAAGTCAG ATTCTCGGTTGGACGGTGGTCGAGCTCAGCCGCAGCAGGacaacccccacccccctcatCAGGATCCGCTCCATCAATCACCTCTTGTCGAGGCCCCTGAGCTTCATCactgtcaggaggaggaggaggagggagaggcTATGAAGCAGGAGCACCGGGAGCAAGGCACCACCAGCATGGACCAGGAACAATCAGAACCTCCACTTATGAAGAAGGAGCGGGAGAGGAGCCACAGGGACTTCTGGATGGTCCACGATTCAGAGCAGCTGGAGGATGAAGACCAGGAGGAGAAAGAGTTTGTCCATTCTCCTGCCAGTTTGAAAAACAGCCTCCATGACCCCACCTTGGCGTTCCACCCTTACCAACATCagcatcacaacaacaacagtggtggtggtgatgagaGCAGAGAAAAACCCTATAGCTGCTCAGTGTGCGAGAAGCGCTTCAGTAACTGCTCACACTTGGCCGCTCACATCAGGACTCACACGGGGGAAAGGCCATACATGTGTGACATTTGCCGGAAATCCTTCATCACCACCAGTGCTTTGAACAGACACCAGACCATCCACACCGAGGGCAAGCGCTTTGTGTGCAACTACTGTGGCAAATCCTTCAAGTGGAGCGAGTCTCTGGGCAGACACATCAGGAGCGTCCACAAGAACGACACCTTACCTGAACCCCTCCCTCTAGGACTCCCTCCAGGAGgacactga